One segment of Anatilimnocola aggregata DNA contains the following:
- a CDS encoding phospholipid scramblase-related protein, with amino-acid sequence MHPVLSRNLFFVKEQVGWFKAANNYDVIDPTNNQVILNCREEKLGFFTKMLRFSDYKRMTPFEVVIRTPDGAPVLTVKRGVSLFLSKVDVLNESNQRVGGFKQKLFSIGGAFSVLGSNDQVVCELKGKWTSWEFSFKSGDFELAKVSKKWAGFGKELFTSADNYMLQISDQVPADNPVRLLILGAVMCIDLVLKE; translated from the coding sequence ATGCATCCGGTGCTGTCGCGCAACTTGTTTTTCGTCAAAGAGCAGGTCGGTTGGTTCAAAGCTGCCAACAATTATGATGTCATCGATCCCACTAACAATCAGGTGATCCTGAACTGTCGCGAGGAGAAACTCGGGTTCTTCACCAAGATGCTGCGATTTTCCGACTACAAACGGATGACGCCGTTCGAGGTCGTCATTCGCACGCCTGACGGTGCGCCAGTGCTAACGGTGAAGCGCGGCGTGTCGCTCTTTCTGTCGAAGGTCGATGTCCTCAACGAGAGCAATCAGCGCGTTGGAGGTTTCAAGCAAAAGTTGTTCTCGATCGGCGGCGCGTTCAGTGTGCTGGGGAGCAACGACCAGGTCGTGTGCGAACTGAAGGGGAAGTGGACCAGTTGGGAGTTCTCGTTCAAGTCGGGCGACTTCGAGCTGGCAAAGGTCAGTAAAAAGTGGGCCGGATTTGGCAAGGAACTATTTACGAGTGCAGATAACTACATGCTGCAGATTTCTGACCAGGTTCCCGCTGATAATCCCGTCCGCTTGCTGATTCTGGGGGCAGTGATGTGCATCGACTTGGTATTGAAAGAATAG
- a CDS encoding phytanoyl-CoA dioxygenase family protein, which yields MTTDYSCLHQLASDLFKLPQSPAEWDRYRLTDEQVDFFQEEGYLAGVRILTDDQVETLRGELTEFFNPQHAGRELWYEYHTNESASPDTVLFHALGAWRLRPAFHDILWHPAFTVPASQLLEGAVRFWHDQLFCKPARHGGVVAWHQDYSYWTRTTPMAHLTCWIGLDDSRRDNGCLHYVPKSHRWPLLPITGLAGDMEAIREVLSPAQWEQFQKPVAIELKAGEASFHHPLLVHGSFENRTERPRRATVINVFRDGVQSQSNEPLLQGVPAVPTGETMDGQYFPLLYQPQ from the coding sequence ATGACCACCGATTATTCTTGCCTTCATCAACTGGCCAGCGATCTATTCAAGCTGCCACAGTCACCCGCCGAATGGGACCGCTATCGACTGACGGACGAGCAAGTCGATTTCTTTCAGGAAGAGGGGTACCTCGCCGGCGTGCGAATACTCACCGATGATCAAGTCGAAACGCTGCGCGGCGAACTGACCGAATTCTTCAATCCCCAGCATGCAGGGCGCGAGTTGTGGTACGAGTATCACACCAACGAGTCGGCCAGTCCCGACACGGTGCTGTTTCATGCCCTGGGGGCCTGGCGCTTGCGACCGGCCTTTCACGACATCCTCTGGCACCCGGCATTCACGGTACCCGCCAGCCAATTGCTCGAGGGCGCGGTCCGCTTCTGGCACGACCAGTTGTTCTGCAAACCCGCGCGGCACGGCGGCGTGGTCGCCTGGCATCAAGACTATTCTTATTGGACACGCACGACGCCGATGGCGCATCTCACGTGCTGGATTGGGCTCGACGACAGCCGGCGCGACAACGGCTGCCTGCACTATGTGCCGAAGAGTCATCGCTGGCCACTTTTGCCGATTACCGGACTGGCCGGCGACATGGAAGCGATTCGCGAGGTACTTTCGCCCGCGCAGTGGGAGCAATTTCAAAAGCCCGTCGCCATTGAACTGAAAGCGGGCGAGGCCTCGTTTCATCATCCGCTACTGGTGCACGGCAGCTTTGAGAATCGAACGGAGCGACCGCGACGGGCTACCGTCATTAACGTTTTTCGCGACGGCGTGCAAAGCCAGAGTAACGAACCACTGCTGCAAGGCGTGCCCGCGGTCCCGACTGGTGAAACGATGGATGGTCAGTACTTTCCGCTGCTCTATCAGCCGCAGTAG
- a CDS encoding DUF1559 domain-containing protein: MKKRGFTLVELLVVIAIIGVLVALLLPAVQAAREAARRMQCGNNVKQLCLGLQNYHDTFLSLPYGGRVRTSSTWGSSWLVATLPFCEQRPLFDKLAAREQVNSNAYDHSDMRLQAHNAKIKYMLCPSSPLPETETFGSGSTARVLVVPSYAGISGGTRQGTTGVNDVNETRVAKSSWHSPAAPDTGFASSGMLVPNESLTFAACSDGTSNTMIVGECSDWYYSSLTTRRNPAKSAGVGWLVGTKSATVITSSSNTFDPANAANLMTIAHSVGINDRTGADPDWQSKGAIGTRGACNPLLAAHPAGAMVGFLDGHVQLLAKQTALFALKRLAIRDDGLVVPTF; this comes from the coding sequence ATGAAAAAACGAGGTTTTACACTCGTCGAGCTGCTGGTGGTCATAGCGATCATCGGTGTGCTCGTCGCCCTGCTGCTACCAGCAGTGCAGGCGGCTCGCGAAGCCGCCCGTCGTATGCAATGTGGCAACAACGTCAAGCAGTTGTGCCTGGGTTTGCAGAATTACCACGACACGTTTTTGTCGCTGCCCTACGGTGGGCGGGTACGTACGTCGAGCACCTGGGGTTCCTCTTGGCTTGTGGCCACGCTTCCCTTCTGCGAGCAGCGGCCGCTGTTCGACAAGTTGGCTGCTCGCGAGCAGGTCAACTCGAACGCCTATGACCACTCAGACATGCGTCTTCAGGCCCACAATGCGAAGATCAAGTACATGCTATGCCCCTCTAGCCCATTGCCCGAGACCGAAACCTTCGGCTCTGGCAGTACGGCGCGAGTCTTGGTGGTGCCGTCGTATGCTGGAATTTCCGGTGGGACTCGGCAGGGGACTACCGGAGTGAACGATGTAAACGAGACTCGCGTTGCCAAGTCGTCCTGGCATAGTCCGGCGGCACCGGATACGGGCTTTGCGTCGTCGGGGATGTTGGTGCCGAATGAATCGTTGACGTTTGCTGCCTGCTCCGATGGCACATCAAACACCATGATTGTTGGCGAATGCTCTGATTGGTATTACTCGTCGTTGACCACTCGTCGGAATCCCGCCAAGAGTGCTGGTGTGGGCTGGTTGGTTGGGACCAAGTCGGCAACGGTGATTACGAGTTCGTCGAATACGTTTGATCCGGCGAATGCCGCCAATTTAATGACGATTGCACATTCGGTTGGCATTAACGACCGGACGGGTGCCGATCCGGACTGGCAGTCAAAGGGGGCGATCGGTACGCGCGGCGCTTGCAATCCATTGCTCGCAGCACACCCTGCTGGAGCGATGGTTGGGTTTCTGGACGGTCATGTGCAATTGCTAGCCAAGCAGACGGCACTTTTTGCCTTGAAGCGGCTGGCGATCCGCGATGATGGCTTGGTGGTTCCCACGTTTTAG
- a CDS encoding alpha/beta hydrolase: protein MLLRRVALLSVAVCCFSSLASAQPKTELLWPNGAPGANGTEAKDKPMLIIYSPEKEKNCGAAVVVCPGGGYGGLAMDHEGKQIGEWLNSHGITAVICDYRHRGKGYGHPAPLQDVQRAIRTTRSRAAELGIEPTKIGVLGFSAGGHLASTAVTHFDAGDEKSADPIDRVSSRPDFGVLCYAVIAFDQPFTHKGSQKNLLGAEAAPELVASLSNEKQVTPQTPPCFLWHTYEDTGVPPQNSIVFYQAMLQHKVPGELHVYEKGRHGVGLGKSIPGTGDWSEACLRWLKGRELVK, encoded by the coding sequence ATGTTGCTGCGTCGAGTTGCTCTTCTTTCTGTTGCCGTTTGTTGCTTCTCTTCCCTCGCCTCCGCTCAGCCGAAGACCGAACTCCTCTGGCCTAACGGCGCACCGGGCGCGAATGGCACCGAAGCCAAGGACAAACCGATGCTCATTATTTATTCACCCGAGAAGGAGAAGAACTGTGGTGCAGCGGTTGTAGTCTGTCCCGGCGGCGGCTACGGTGGGCTGGCCATGGATCACGAAGGAAAGCAGATTGGCGAATGGTTGAACAGCCATGGCATCACGGCAGTCATTTGCGACTATCGTCACCGCGGCAAAGGCTATGGACATCCCGCCCCGCTACAGGACGTGCAGCGCGCGATTCGTACGACCCGCAGTCGCGCAGCAGAGTTGGGCATCGAGCCCACCAAGATTGGCGTGCTCGGTTTCTCGGCAGGTGGGCATCTGGCTTCGACAGCGGTGACACACTTTGATGCAGGTGACGAAAAATCGGCAGATCCCATCGATCGTGTCAGCAGTCGCCCCGACTTCGGCGTGCTCTGCTACGCCGTGATCGCCTTCGATCAACCCTTCACTCACAAGGGTTCGCAAAAAAATCTCCTCGGTGCCGAAGCCGCCCCGGAACTGGTGGCCAGCCTGTCGAACGAAAAGCAAGTGACGCCGCAAACGCCTCCTTGCTTCCTCTGGCACACCTACGAAGACACGGGCGTCCCGCCGCAAAATAGCATCGTTTTCTATCAGGCCATGCTGCAGCACAAAGTGCCCGGCGAACTGCATGTGTATGAAAAAGGTCGCCACGGCGTGGGTTTGGGCAAGTCCATTCCCGGCACAGGGGATTGGTCGGAAGCCTGCCTCCGTTGGTTGAAGGGTCGCGAGTTGGTGAAGTAG
- a CDS encoding TIGR00266 family protein codes for MPNIACTSCGKQYPYSPELAGRQVRCRSCGQVFSVPTLAPEGLEVMEAMPVAGGFGGFNMTANRGGRKADEIDYEIFGSEMQFCEITLDPNEMVIAESGGMMYMTSGIKMETVFGDPSQSNQGFWGKMMSAGKRAMTGESLFMTTFTAASNRRETVAFAAPYPGKIIPLHLDRLGGELICQKDSFLCGARGIQISIAFQKKVMVGLFGGEGFIMQKLQGDGIAMVHAGGTLYEKDLAPGETIKVDTGCIVALMPSVNYDIGFVGGIKNTLFGGEGLFLATLTGPGKIWLQSLPFSRLAGRVLANAGTRGNKDEGSVLNHIGGLGSLVMGSGD; via the coding sequence ATGCCGAACATCGCCTGTACCTCGTGTGGCAAACAATATCCGTACTCGCCGGAACTAGCTGGCCGGCAGGTTCGTTGTCGCTCGTGTGGTCAAGTGTTTTCGGTGCCGACTCTCGCTCCCGAAGGCTTGGAAGTGATGGAAGCCATGCCGGTGGCAGGTGGCTTTGGCGGGTTCAACATGACCGCCAACCGTGGCGGCCGCAAAGCCGACGAAATCGACTATGAGATTTTCGGCTCGGAGATGCAGTTCTGCGAGATCACGCTCGACCCGAACGAGATGGTCATCGCCGAGTCGGGCGGCATGATGTACATGACCAGCGGCATCAAGATGGAAACCGTCTTCGGCGACCCCAGCCAAAGCAATCAAGGTTTCTGGGGAAAAATGATGTCAGCGGGCAAGCGCGCGATGACGGGTGAATCTCTGTTCATGACGACATTCACCGCCGCCTCGAATCGCCGCGAAACGGTCGCCTTTGCGGCACCCTATCCCGGCAAGATTATTCCGCTACATCTCGACCGGCTCGGCGGCGAATTGATTTGCCAGAAAGATTCGTTCCTGTGCGGTGCCCGCGGCATTCAGATCAGCATTGCCTTTCAGAAGAAAGTGATGGTCGGGCTGTTTGGCGGCGAAGGCTTCATCATGCAAAAGTTGCAAGGAGACGGCATCGCCATGGTGCATGCCGGCGGCACGTTGTACGAAAAGGATCTTGCGCCCGGAGAGACAATCAAGGTCGATACCGGCTGCATCGTCGCGCTAATGCCAAGCGTCAACTACGACATCGGCTTCGTCGGCGGCATTAAGAACACGCTCTTCGGCGGTGAAGGTCTTTTTCTCGCCACGCTGACGGGCCCGGGAAAAATTTGGCTCCAGTCGTTGCCCTTCTCGCGTTTAGCTGGTCGCGTCCTTGCGAATGCAGGCACCAGAGGAAACAAGGATGAAGGCTCGGTGCTCAACCACATCGGCGGGCTGGGCAGCCTGGTGATGGGGAGCGGCGACTAA
- a CDS encoding DUF1559 domain-containing protein yields MFLSIRICLGNGRMKRRGFTLVELLVVIAIIGVLVALLLPAVQAAREAARRMQCGNNIKQLLLGVQNYHDTFMSCPYGARSRGTNGWGPSWLFAITPFCEQKALYDRIIPLEATHQYNAATLRVPAHNAKIKYMLCPSSPLPETQAFTATTVLTAPSYGGIAGATADGTNLVETRLSSGGMGGSGMLVPNESLTFAACQDGTSNCIVVGEVSDWYYAPGQTPARQDAGLSRDMGWVAGTNTNVVCSGTSQALTNANVANLVTIAYRIGMNDRTGADTNWASGNINIRGTQTPLLSGHPAGCVTGFLDGHVQLLTAQIPVLTLKRLAVRDDGNVVGDF; encoded by the coding sequence TTGTTTTTATCTATTCGTATTTGTTTGGGGAACGGACGCATGAAGAGAAGAGGGTTCACACTGGTCGAGTTGCTGGTGGTCATAGCGATCATCGGTGTGCTCGTCGCACTGCTGCTTCCGGCAGTGCAGGCGGCTCGCGAGGCCGCCCGTCGTATGCAATGTGGTAACAACATCAAGCAGTTGCTGCTTGGTGTGCAAAATTACCACGACACGTTTATGAGCTGCCCCTATGGCGCGCGTTCCCGAGGTACCAATGGCTGGGGGCCGTCGTGGCTGTTCGCTATCACCCCGTTCTGCGAACAAAAGGCGCTCTACGACAGAATCATCCCGCTGGAAGCTACGCACCAATACAATGCGGCGACTTTGCGTGTACCGGCTCACAATGCCAAGATCAAGTACATGCTCTGCCCTTCGAGCCCACTGCCCGAGACGCAGGCCTTTACCGCCACCACCGTATTAACGGCCCCGTCGTACGGCGGCATTGCTGGTGCAACGGCGGACGGCACTAACTTGGTCGAAACTCGGTTAAGCAGCGGTGGCATGGGTGGATCGGGAATGCTGGTTCCTAATGAGTCCTTGACCTTCGCTGCTTGCCAGGATGGAACTTCGAATTGCATCGTGGTTGGCGAGGTTTCCGACTGGTACTACGCACCCGGTCAAACTCCAGCCCGGCAGGACGCCGGTTTGTCTCGAGACATGGGTTGGGTTGCTGGTACGAATACCAACGTGGTCTGTTCCGGTACGTCGCAGGCATTAACGAATGCCAACGTTGCCAATCTTGTCACAATTGCCTATCGGATCGGTATGAATGACCGCACTGGGGCTGATACCAACTGGGCGAGTGGAAATATCAACATCCGGGGCACCCAAACTCCCCTCTTGTCCGGTCACCCAGCTGGTTGCGTGACGGGCTTTTTGGATGGCCACGTGCAGTTATTAACAGCACAAATCCCTGTGCTGACGCTCAAACGGCTTGCCGTGCGTGACGACGGCAACGTCGTGGGTGATTTCTAG
- a CDS encoding DUF1559 domain-containing protein, with product MKKRGFTLVELLVVIAIIGVLVALLLPAVQAAREAARRMQCGNNIKQLLLGVQNYHDTFMSCPYGARSRGTNGWGPSWLFAITPFCEQKALYDRIIPLEATHQYNAATLRVPAHNAKIKYMLCPSSPLPETQAFTATTVLTAPSYGGIAGATADGTNLVETRLSSGGMGGSGMLVPNESLTFAACQDGTSNCIVVGEVSDWYYAPGQTPARRDAGLSRDMGWVAGTNTNVVCSGTSQALTNANVANLVTIAYRIGMNDRTGADTNWASGNINIRGTQTPLLSGHPAGCVTGFLDGHVQLMTAQTPVLTLKRLAVRDDGNVVGGF from the coding sequence ATGAAAAAACGAGGATTTACGCTCGTCGAGTTGCTGGTGGTCATAGCGATCATCGGTGTGCTCGTCGCACTGCTGCTTCCGGCAGTGCAGGCGGCTCGCGAGGCCGCCCGTCGTATGCAATGTGGTAACAACATCAAGCAGTTGCTGCTTGGTGTGCAAAATTACCACGACACGTTTATGAGCTGCCCCTATGGCGCGCGTTCCCGAGGTACCAATGGCTGGGGGCCGTCGTGGCTGTTCGCTATCACCCCGTTCTGCGAACAAAAGGCGCTCTACGACAGAATCATCCCGCTGGAAGCTACGCACCAATACAATGCGGCGACTTTGCGTGTACCGGCTCACAATGCCAAGATCAAGTACATGCTCTGCCCTTCGAGCCCACTGCCCGAGACGCAGGCCTTTACCGCCACCACCGTATTAACGGCCCCGTCGTACGGCGGCATTGCTGGTGCAACGGCGGACGGCACTAACCTGGTCGAGACTCGACTAAGCAGCGGTGGCATGGGTGGATCGGGAATGCTGGTTCCTAATGAGTCCTTGACCTTCGCTGCTTGCCAGGATGGCACTTCGAATTGCATCGTGGTTGGCGAGGTCTCCGACTGGTACTACGCACCCGGTCAAACTCCAGCCCGTCGGGACGCCGGTTTGTCTCGAGACATGGGTTGGGTTGCTGGTACGAATACCAACGTGGTCTGTTCCGGTACGTCGCAGGCATTAACGAATGCCAACGTTGCCAATCTTGTCACGATTGCCTACCGTATTGGCATGAACGACCGGACGGGGGCTGATACCAACTGGGCGAGTGGAAATATCAACATCCGTGGTACCCAAACACCCCTCTTGTCCGGTCACCCAGCTGGTTGTGTGACGGGCTTCCTGGATGGCCACGTGCAGTTAATGACAGCACAAACTCCAGTGCTGACGCTCAAACGACTTGCCGTTCGTGACGATGGTAACGTCGTCGGGGGCTTCTAG